A portion of the Cyanobacteria bacterium QS_8_64_29 genome contains these proteins:
- a CDS encoding LuxR family transcriptional regulator, translating to MARTAIGADRLTFRWDRRQEAALQACSLTVPQGKFWMLLGTNGSGKSTLLRVLAGLLQPDSGSCEVAAPLGLVFQNPDHQLVMPTAGADVAFGLVAERLELRQIRERVARALAAVDLLELQQRPIYALSGGQKQRIALAGAIARQSQTILFDEPTALLDPQTQAEFVARVRALVDERGMSALWVTHRLDELSYCDGAFLLESGRVTDWGDPQRLRQVLLQSMKDG from the coding sequence ATGGCCCGCACCGCCATTGGGGCCGATCGCCTGACCTTCCGGTGGGACCGCCGGCAGGAAGCGGCTTTGCAGGCCTGTTCGCTGACTGTGCCGCAGGGCAAGTTCTGGATGCTTTTGGGCACCAATGGCAGCGGCAAATCGACCCTGCTGCGCGTACTGGCAGGCTTGCTGCAACCGGATTCGGGCAGTTGCGAGGTTGCTGCGCCGTTGGGGCTAGTGTTCCAAAATCCCGACCACCAACTGGTCATGCCCACTGCAGGGGCAGATGTGGCTTTTGGGTTGGTGGCCGAACGGCTCGAGCTCCGGCAGATCCGCGAGCGCGTGGCCCGGGCCCTTGCCGCTGTGGATTTGCTCGAGCTGCAGCAGCGCCCCATTTATGCGCTAAGCGGCGGGCAAAAGCAGCGGATCGCCCTAGCTGGCGCGATCGCGCGTCAGAGCCAAACGATTTTGTTCGATGAGCCAACGGCCCTGCTCGATCCGCAAACGCAGGCTGAGTTTGTCGCCCGCGTCCGCGCGCTGGTCGACGAGCGCGGCATGAGCGCGCTTTGGGTAACTCACCGCCTGGATGAGCTCAGCTACTGCGATGGGGCCTTCCTGCTCGAATCCGGGCGCGTTACCGACTGGGGCGATCCGCAACGGCTGCGGCAAGTGCTGCTGCAGTCCATGAAAGACGGTTGA
- a CDS encoding 6-pyruvoyl tetrahydropterin synthase, with product MSCIVHRRAQFSASHHYWLPEWSEWENQRRFGAGSHFPGHGHNYVLYVSLAGEIDSNGMVVNLSEVKPILQREVVDQLNYAYLNEVWPEFQQTLPTTECIARAIWQRLRPQLPVTKVQLFEHPELWADYRGNGMEASLTLRTHFSAAHRLARPDLSYEQNCDIYGKCAWPHGHGHNYHLEVTVTGEIEPRLGTVVNLGALQQAVDQYATEPFDHKFLNKDIAYFAQVVPTAENIAAYIAQQLQEPVRALGVTLERIELIESPNNACEIDCRQLGESAQPVQTGAPASNRA from the coding sequence ATGAGCTGCATCGTCCATCGCCGCGCGCAGTTTTCCGCTAGCCACCACTACTGGCTGCCCGAATGGAGCGAATGGGAAAACCAACGGCGCTTCGGGGCAGGTAGCCATTTCCCCGGCCACGGCCACAATTACGTTTTGTACGTCTCGCTAGCCGGCGAGATCGACAGCAACGGCATGGTCGTCAACCTCTCTGAGGTCAAACCCATCCTGCAGCGCGAGGTCGTCGACCAGCTGAACTATGCCTACCTCAACGAGGTCTGGCCGGAGTTCCAGCAGACGCTACCGACCACCGAATGCATTGCGCGCGCGATTTGGCAGCGGTTGCGGCCGCAGCTGCCCGTTACCAAGGTGCAGCTATTCGAGCATCCCGAGTTGTGGGCCGACTACCGAGGCAATGGCATGGAAGCATCCCTGACGCTGCGAACGCACTTTAGTGCCGCTCACCGGCTGGCACGCCCCGATTTGAGTTACGAGCAGAATTGCGACATTTACGGCAAATGCGCCTGGCCTCACGGCCACGGTCACAACTATCACTTGGAAGTCACCGTCACCGGTGAGATCGAGCCGCGCCTGGGAACAGTCGTCAATTTGGGGGCCTTGCAACAGGCTGTGGACCAGTACGCAACCGAGCCCTTCGACCACAAGTTTCTCAACAAGGACATCGCCTACTTTGCCCAGGTTGTGCCCACAGCTGAAAACATTGCCGCCTATATCGCGCAGCAGCTGCAGGAACCGGTCCGAGCACTAGGCGTCACGCTCGAGCGGATCGAGCTCATCGAGAGCCCGAACAACGCTTGCGAGATTGACTGCCGCCAACTGGGCGAGTCCGCCCAGCCGGTGCAGACTGGCGCGCCGGCCAGTAACCGCGCCTAA
- the cysK gene encoding cysteine synthase A, translating into MPIASDITEVAFQTPLVWLKRIPQSEGCHARIAIKLEGMNPSASVKDRIGISMIDAAEQAGEIEPGKTVLVEPTSGNTGIALAMAAAARGYKLVLTMPDTMSNERRAMLRAHGANLELTPGIQGMTGSIERAQAIVDGTRDAYMLQQFSNAANPAIHRTTTAEEIWSDTDGRADILVAGVGTGGTITGVAEALKPRKPDFEAIAVEPANSAVLSGGQPGPHKIQGLGAGFVPKVLNVDLIDEVMTVTDEESIFYGRRLSREEGILSGISSGAALCAAIRVAQRPQNAGKLVVTIQPSYGERYLSTPLFQDLGASVTSAARER; encoded by the coding sequence ATGCCTATTGCCAGCGACATTACCGAGGTTGCCTTTCAAACGCCGCTCGTATGGCTCAAGCGGATTCCGCAATCGGAGGGGTGCCACGCCCGGATTGCCATCAAGCTGGAAGGCATGAACCCCTCTGCCTCGGTCAAAGACCGCATTGGCATCAGCATGATCGATGCCGCGGAGCAAGCGGGCGAGATCGAACCCGGCAAGACAGTTTTAGTCGAGCCCACATCCGGCAATACGGGCATTGCGCTGGCCATGGCAGCCGCGGCTAGAGGCTACAAGCTCGTTTTGACCATGCCGGATACGATGAGCAACGAGCGGCGGGCCATGCTGCGCGCCCACGGCGCCAATTTGGAGCTCACCCCAGGCATCCAGGGCATGACCGGTTCAATCGAGCGGGCTCAGGCGATCGTGGACGGCACGCGCGATGCCTACATGCTGCAGCAGTTCAGCAATGCCGCCAATCCGGCGATCCACCGCACGACCACTGCCGAAGAGATTTGGTCGGATACCGACGGGCGCGCCGACATTCTGGTTGCCGGTGTGGGCACCGGCGGGACTATTACCGGCGTTGCCGAGGCGCTCAAACCGCGCAAGCCCGATTTTGAGGCGATCGCGGTCGAGCCGGCCAACAGTGCCGTCCTGTCAGGGGGACAACCGGGACCGCACAAAATCCAGGGGCTGGGGGCAGGATTCGTGCCCAAGGTGCTCAATGTCGATCTCATCGATGAAGTCATGACCGTCACCGATGAAGAATCGATTTTCTACGGCCGACGCCTGTCGCGCGAGGAAGGCATTTTATCCGGCATCTCCAGCGGCGCCGCGCTCTGCGCCGCCATTCGCGTGGCACAGCGCCCGCAAAACGCCGGCAAGTTAGTCGTCACCATCCAGCCCAGCTACGGCGAGCGCTATCTAAGTACTCCCCTGTTTCAGGATTTGGGGGCTAGCGTTACCAGTGCTGCTCGCGAACGCTAG
- a CDS encoding 4a-hydroxytetrahydrobiopterin dehydratase translates to MVQLLDESQIQQRMSELSDEWQRAGNKIQCTRELGNFVEAVNFVNKLVEPAESAGHHPDLAVSYNKVTIELTSHGVGGLTDNDFNMAKTISSIQ, encoded by the coding sequence ATGGTGCAACTGCTAGATGAGTCGCAAATTCAACAGCGCATGAGCGAGCTGTCCGACGAGTGGCAGCGAGCGGGCAATAAAATTCAGTGCACGCGCGAGCTGGGCAACTTTGTTGAAGCGGTCAACTTTGTTAACAAGCTCGTCGAACCAGCCGAGTCGGCAGGGCACCATCCGGATTTGGCCGTTTCCTACAACAAAGTCACCATCGAGCTGACTAGCCACGGCGTGGGCGGTTTGACCGACAACGACTTCAACATGGCCAAAACCATCTCCAGCATTCAGTAG
- a CDS encoding ketol-acid reductoisomerase, producing the protein MARMYYDSDADLGAIAGQTVAVIGYGSQGHAHALNLKESGVDVVVGLYPQSRSVARAEADGLTVRSVGEAAQQADFIMVLLPDEVQQRVFEQEIAPHLGEGKTLAFAHGFNINFAQIVPPESVDTVMIAPKGPGHLVRRTYTQGEGVPCLFAVFQDASGRARDRALAYAKGIGGARAGLLETSFREEAETDLFGEQAVLCGGISALIKAGYETLVEAGYQPELAYFECLHEVKLIVDLIVEGGLSNMRNSVSNTAEYGDYTRGPRVVDEQTREAMRGILRDIQSGEFAREYVLENQSGGSVLAKMRQREREHAIEAVGQDLRAMFSWSQKP; encoded by the coding sequence ATGGCGCGCATGTATTACGACAGCGATGCCGATCTGGGCGCGATTGCCGGCCAAACCGTGGCCGTTATTGGTTATGGCTCGCAAGGCCACGCGCACGCCCTGAACTTGAAAGAAAGCGGGGTCGATGTCGTGGTGGGGCTGTACCCGCAGAGCCGCTCGGTTGCCCGAGCTGAGGCGGACGGGTTGACCGTGCGCTCGGTCGGCGAGGCGGCCCAGCAGGCCGATTTCATCATGGTACTGCTGCCGGATGAGGTGCAGCAGCGCGTGTTCGAGCAAGAGATTGCTCCGCATTTGGGTGAGGGCAAAACGCTTGCCTTCGCGCACGGGTTCAACATCAACTTTGCCCAGATCGTGCCCCCAGAATCGGTCGATACGGTCATGATCGCCCCTAAAGGCCCCGGCCATCTGGTGCGCCGGACCTACACTCAGGGCGAGGGGGTCCCCTGCCTGTTCGCGGTCTTTCAAGACGCCAGCGGGCGGGCCCGCGATCGCGCCCTTGCCTACGCTAAGGGCATTGGGGGCGCGCGAGCGGGCTTGCTAGAGACCAGCTTTCGCGAAGAAGCCGAAACGGATCTATTCGGCGAGCAAGCCGTTTTGTGCGGCGGCATCAGCGCGCTGATCAAAGCGGGCTACGAAACCCTGGTTGAGGCTGGCTATCAGCCCGAGCTGGCCTACTTCGAGTGCCTCCACGAGGTCAAGCTGATCGTCGATCTGATTGTGGAAGGCGGCCTGAGCAACATGCGTAACAGCGTCTCCAATACGGCCGAGTACGGGGACTACACCCGCGGCCCCCGAGTCGTTGACGAGCAGACTCGAGAGGCCATGCGCGGCATTCTGCGCGACATTCAATCCGGCGAGTTCGCGCGCGAGTACGTCCTCGAGAATCAATCCGGGGGCTCGGTTCTAGCCAAAATGCGCCAGCGCGAGCGCGAGCATGCCATCGAAGCAGTCGGTCAGGATCTGCGCGCGATGTTCAGCTGGTCGCAGAAGCCGTAG
- a CDS encoding molecular chaperone DnaJ yields MATASYYDILGVSPQASQRDIKQAYRQLAKRFHPDGDNAATDSAAIARINAAYEVLRDPQRRQAYDRQQLDPGGFKRGQARTAAQASYQRQRQADREAVRDCQNWLRAVYAPLEASIRRILDPLEAQLDALAADPFDERCMEAFQAYLDDCHDQLQQAQGLLVSQAHPVLAQGAAECLMYCLERIRDGLEELAWFPLSYDEGYLHAGRALFGVAERLLQEARASARAPA; encoded by the coding sequence ATGGCAACTGCTAGCTACTACGACATTCTGGGCGTCTCGCCGCAGGCGAGCCAGCGCGATATCAAGCAGGCCTACCGGCAGCTTGCCAAGCGCTTCCATCCCGATGGCGACAATGCCGCCACTGACAGTGCCGCCATCGCGCGCATTAATGCAGCCTACGAGGTCCTGCGCGATCCGCAGCGCCGCCAGGCCTACGATCGCCAGCAGCTGGATCCTGGTGGATTCAAGCGAGGACAGGCTAGGACTGCCGCTCAGGCTAGCTACCAACGACAGCGCCAGGCCGATCGCGAAGCCGTGCGGGACTGCCAGAATTGGCTTCGAGCCGTCTATGCCCCTCTCGAGGCATCCATTAGGCGCATTCTCGATCCGCTGGAGGCGCAATTGGATGCCCTAGCTGCCGATCCGTTCGATGAACGCTGCATGGAAGCGTTTCAAGCCTATCTAGACGACTGCCACGACCAACTCCAGCAGGCTCAAGGCCTGCTGGTGTCTCAGGCCCACCCCGTACTGGCCCAGGGCGCAGCCGAGTGCCTCATGTATTGCCTGGAGCGCATTCGCGATGGGCTCGAAGAGCTGGCTTGGTTCCCGCTCAGCTATGACGAGGGCTACTTGCACGCCGGCCGAGCGCTGTTTGGGGTGGCCGAGCGCTTGCTGCAAGAGGCGCGCGCGAGCGCCCGAGCGCCGGCCTAG
- a CDS encoding NAD(P)H-quinone oxidoreductase: MLFKSTTRHVRIYTAEVQDNELVSSDSALTLDVDPDNEFDWNEQALQKVYRKFDALVESYSGRDLSEYNLRRIGSDLEHYIRSLLFAGELDYNLDSRTLNYSMGLPHQAVPGSEGNYYQ, encoded by the coding sequence ATGCTGTTCAAATCGACAACGCGGCACGTCCGCATCTACACGGCTGAAGTCCAAGACAACGAGCTCGTCAGCAGCGACAGCGCCCTGACGCTCGATGTCGATCCGGATAACGAGTTCGACTGGAACGAGCAGGCCCTGCAAAAGGTCTATCGCAAGTTCGACGCCCTGGTTGAGTCTTACAGCGGGCGCGATCTGAGCGAGTACAACCTCCGGCGCATCGGTTCGGATTTGGAGCACTACATCCGCTCGCTGCTGTTTGCCGGCGAGCTCGACTATAACCTCGACAGCCGGACGTTGAACTACAGCATGGGGTTGCCCCACCAGGCGGTCCCGGGCAGCGAAGGCAACTACTACCAATAG
- a CDS encoding transcriptional regulator, with protein sequence MGLFCHWGGYTGRERPRPARLKPVELSCKTEYALLALLALTGRYRQQEPLQIRQIAAQQGIPERYLEQLLATLRRGGFVRSQRGAKGGYLLAQEPGCIALLDVIDCLEGSESQATDGATHQTVERAVVAEVWKDVYASAKTVLQQYTLQDLSDWRDAKAQPNLMYYI encoded by the coding sequence ATGGGGCTTTTCTGCCATTGGGGGGGATATACTGGACGCGAGCGCCCAAGACCGGCAAGGTTGAAACCCGTGGAACTGTCGTGCAAGACAGAGTACGCCCTCCTGGCACTGCTGGCGTTAACCGGTCGCTACCGCCAACAAGAACCGCTCCAGATCCGTCAAATTGCCGCGCAACAGGGCATTCCCGAACGTTACTTAGAGCAACTCCTGGCGACGCTCCGGCGCGGTGGGTTCGTTCGCAGCCAGCGAGGGGCTAAGGGCGGCTACTTGCTAGCCCAGGAACCCGGCTGTATTGCGCTGTTGGATGTTATTGACTGCCTAGAAGGGTCCGAGTCTCAGGCAACGGATGGTGCCACGCACCAGACCGTTGAGCGCGCAGTCGTTGCTGAAGTTTGGAAAGACGTTTACGCCAGTGCCAAGACAGTCCTGCAGCAATACACGCTGCAAGATTTGAGCGATTGGCGCGATGCCAAGGCGCAGCCCAATCTGATGTATTACATTTAA
- the psbD gene encoding photosystem II D2 protein (photosystem q(a) protein): protein MTIAVGSAQQQRGWFEVLDDWLKRDRFVFVGWSGLLLFPCAYLAIGAWLTGTTFVTSWYTHGLASSYLEGANFLTVAVSTPPDSMAHSLLFLWGPEAQWDFARWCQIGGLWTFTALHGALALIGFMLRQFEISRLVGVRPYNAIAFSAPIAVFVSVFLMYPLGQSSWFFAPSFGVAGIFRFILFFQGFHNWTLNPFHMMGVAGVLGGALLCAIHGATVENTLFEDDKQNSTTFRGFDPTQGEETYSMVTANRFWSQIFGIAFSNKRWLHFFMLFVPVTGLWMASVGIVGLGVNLRAYDFVSQEIQAAEDPEFETFYTKNILLNEGLRAWLAPKDQPHQNFQFPEEVLPRGNAL, encoded by the coding sequence ATGACTATCGCAGTAGGAAGCGCGCAACAACAGCGAGGCTGGTTTGAGGTCCTAGACGACTGGCTCAAACGCGACCGGTTCGTCTTTGTCGGTTGGTCCGGCCTGCTTCTGTTTCCTTGTGCCTACCTAGCTATCGGTGCCTGGCTTACCGGCACCACCTTCGTGACGTCGTGGTACACCCACGGGTTGGCGAGCTCATACCTCGAGGGCGCCAACTTCCTCACTGTCGCCGTGTCCACACCGCCAGACAGCATGGCTCACTCCCTGCTGTTCCTGTGGGGCCCTGAAGCCCAATGGGATTTTGCCCGCTGGTGTCAGATTGGCGGGCTGTGGACGTTTACCGCCCTCCATGGCGCCCTGGCATTGATTGGGTTCATGCTGCGCCAGTTTGAGATTTCGCGTCTGGTCGGGGTTCGCCCCTACAACGCGATCGCCTTTAGTGCCCCCATTGCGGTCTTTGTCAGCGTCTTTTTGATGTACCCGCTGGGCCAATCCAGCTGGTTCTTTGCCCCGAGTTTTGGGGTTGCCGGCATCTTCCGCTTCATCTTGTTCTTCCAGGGCTTCCACAACTGGACGCTCAATCCCTTCCACATGATGGGCGTCGCCGGCGTCCTTGGTGGGGCTCTGCTGTGCGCCATTCACGGCGCTACGGTGGAGAACACCCTGTTTGAAGACGACAAGCAGAACTCGACGACCTTCCGCGGCTTCGACCCCACCCAGGGCGAGGAAACCTACAGCATGGTGACGGCCAACCGCTTCTGGTCCCAGATCTTTGGGATCGCGTTCTCGAACAAGCGCTGGCTGCACTTCTTCATGCTGTTTGTCCCCGTCACGGGCCTGTGGATGGCCAGCGTTGGCATCGTAGGGCTGGGCGTCAACTTGCGGGCCTACGATTTCGTCTCGCAGGAAATCCAGGCTGCTGAAGATCCCGAGTTCGAGACCTTCTACACCAAAAACATCCTGCTCAACGAGGGCCTGCGCGCCTGGCTGGCGCCCAAAGACCAGCCTCACCAGAACTTCCAATTCCCTGAAGAAGTTCTACCGCGCGGTAACGCGCTGTAG
- a CDS encoding PBS lyase, which yields MKLASLETTPNPNCMKLNLDEVIADQPLTLKPDRRPEGVPSAVAKLIEIQGVQEAFLAQDFVTLTRQGNADWEPILASAARVLGIAKGADAELLARSQSAAGGEATTDSQARSSAPAASAGEEPALGEVEVAVLYFRGIPTQVRATGAEAQARTALPDRFNETMQRVVEATGANYVFERHWEPYGSRYGQPQEVADMVAEELDSAIDGERLARIERAAAQGTPAAEPDETAAQRAEALAQLRSDDWKERLKAIQILDIDAETFPAIVEALQDPRAAVRRWAAVLLGGSEMPEAIEPLSELACRDRSAIVRRTAGDALSDLGDPRATPTMGQLLGDPSKLVRWRAARFLNESGDQRALETLQQAIERECEFDVRLEMNAALERIRSGGERQLPMWMRLSQSGNQPAG from the coding sequence ATGAAACTTGCCTCCCTCGAGACCACTCCCAACCCCAACTGCATGAAGCTCAACCTGGATGAAGTGATCGCGGATCAGCCCCTAACCCTCAAGCCTGATCGCCGCCCGGAAGGCGTCCCCTCCGCTGTGGCGAAGCTGATCGAGATTCAAGGCGTGCAAGAAGCATTTTTGGCCCAAGATTTTGTCACGCTCACGCGCCAGGGCAATGCCGATTGGGAGCCCATTCTGGCCTCAGCGGCCCGGGTGCTGGGCATTGCCAAAGGCGCCGATGCCGAGCTGCTGGCCCGCTCCCAGTCGGCGGCTGGCGGCGAAGCAACGACCGACAGTCAAGCCCGCTCCAGCGCTCCTGCCGCTAGTGCCGGTGAGGAGCCAGCCTTGGGCGAGGTGGAAGTGGCCGTGCTCTACTTCCGCGGCATTCCCACCCAGGTGCGCGCCACTGGCGCCGAGGCGCAAGCTCGCACTGCGCTGCCGGATCGCTTTAACGAGACCATGCAGCGCGTTGTGGAAGCCACCGGGGCCAACTACGTTTTCGAGCGCCATTGGGAGCCCTACGGCTCGCGCTACGGCCAACCCCAGGAGGTGGCCGATATGGTCGCCGAGGAGCTGGATAGCGCCATCGATGGCGAGCGGCTCGCCCGCATCGAGCGGGCGGCGGCCCAAGGCACGCCAGCCGCGGAGCCGGACGAAACGGCAGCCCAGCGGGCCGAAGCGCTCGCGCAGCTGCGCAGCGACGATTGGAAGGAGCGGCTCAAAGCCATCCAAATCCTCGATATTGACGCCGAGACGTTTCCAGCCATCGTTGAGGCCCTCCAAGATCCGCGAGCGGCCGTCCGCCGCTGGGCCGCTGTCCTGCTAGGCGGCAGCGAGATGCCCGAGGCTATCGAGCCGTTGAGCGAGCTAGCCTGTCGTGATCGCTCGGCGATCGTTCGCCGCACTGCCGGCGATGCGCTTAGCGACTTGGGCGATCCGCGCGCGACGCCCACCATGGGCCAGCTGCTGGGCGATCCCTCCAAGCTCGTCCGCTGGCGAGCGGCGCGCTTTCTCAACGAAAGTGGGGACCAGCGTGCCCTCGAAACCCTGCAACAGGCCATCGAGCGCGAGTGTGAATTCGACGTGCGCCTGGAGATGAACGCAGCGCTCGAGCGCATCCGCAGCGGTGGCGAGCGCCAGCTCCCCATGTGGATGCGCCTCTCGCAAAGCGGCAATCAGCCAGCCGGATAG
- a CDS encoding cyclase, whose translation MVAAIEPPQASPNGASEGTEAVAVETETLERRRRCITARTPIEAAPEAIWAVLTDYEALAEFIPNLSASNRLERPDGGIRLEQIGAQRALGLDIRARVVLDLEEDFPDQIRFALVEGDFQEFSGAWQLHPLAADPPQTELAYTVTVRPKRTLPVAAIARRLRQDLAANLEAVRQRVAERAAT comes from the coding sequence CTGGTTGCCGCGATCGAGCCACCCCAAGCCAGCCCAAACGGCGCATCCGAGGGCACAGAGGCTGTTGCCGTCGAGACCGAAACGCTCGAGCGGCGCAGGCGGTGCATTACCGCCCGAACGCCCATCGAGGCTGCTCCCGAAGCCATTTGGGCCGTCCTGACCGACTACGAAGCTCTGGCAGAGTTCATCCCCAACTTGAGCGCGAGCAATCGGCTCGAGCGCCCGGATGGCGGCATCCGCTTGGAGCAAATTGGGGCGCAGCGTGCGTTGGGGCTCGATATCCGCGCGCGGGTCGTCCTCGATTTAGAGGAGGATTTTCCCGACCAGATCCGCTTTGCCCTCGTCGAAGGCGATTTTCAGGAATTTTCAGGCGCCTGGCAGCTGCATCCGCTAGCAGCCGATCCGCCCCAAACTGAGCTCGCCTATACCGTGACGGTCCGGCCCAAGCGGACGCTGCCGGTCGCCGCGATCGCGCGGCGCCTCCGGCAGGATCTCGCGGCCAATCTGGAAGCCGTTCGCCAGCGGGTTGCCGAACGGGCTGCAACCTAA